One Vallitalea pronyensis genomic region harbors:
- a CDS encoding nucleotidyltransferase, with product MSTVGIIAEYNPFHNGHQYQLEEAKRITGADQCVIIMSGHFVQRGQPALVDKWTRTKMALSCGADLVIELPVHFSTSSAEFFAYASVKVLHDLGMVDCLCFGSEIGDPHILGQIASILCHEPPLFKEKLNQFLQQGNSFVTARANALIHYLTHQEDLDIDKDTLIDLIGSPNNILGIEYLKALQKLRSPIKPYTIKRIGSSYHADDLQMCLSSATAIRQSLVNQPDISHLTHCMPKKALRYLAEAIDGCIAPMDYDDFSTMMNYQLKNATSSLLESYMDVSEGIENRFKKAVSCYQPISYIVDYTRTKRYPISRIQRTLLHILLGLTKKDFQAFVDRGYVQYIKLLGFKKNNGDLLKRLKRHATLPIISNVADSIPSLDNLQLRMLEDEMKATDLYNIALGNKYGTSIKTDYTQPVIIL from the coding sequence TTGAGTACAGTTGGCATTATTGCTGAATATAATCCTTTTCATAACGGTCATCAGTATCAATTGGAAGAAGCTAAACGCATCACAGGTGCGGACCAATGTGTCATCATTATGAGCGGTCATTTTGTACAACGTGGGCAGCCTGCGCTTGTTGATAAATGGACGAGAACAAAAATGGCACTTTCATGCGGTGCGGACCTGGTCATTGAACTCCCCGTACACTTTTCAACTTCCAGTGCTGAGTTCTTTGCTTATGCATCTGTAAAAGTATTACATGATCTTGGCATGGTTGATTGCCTATGTTTTGGCAGTGAAATAGGTGACCCCCATATTCTTGGGCAGATAGCGTCTATCTTATGCCATGAACCACCACTTTTTAAGGAAAAGTTAAACCAATTCCTCCAACAAGGAAATAGCTTTGTAACAGCTAGAGCAAATGCACTTATTCATTATCTCACTCATCAAGAAGACTTAGATATAGACAAAGATACATTGATTGACTTAATTGGCTCACCTAATAATATACTGGGCATCGAGTACTTAAAAGCCTTGCAAAAACTCCGTAGTCCCATTAAACCATATACCATTAAACGTATCGGCTCATCTTATCATGCAGATGATCTTCAGATGTGTTTATCCTCTGCAACAGCAATACGACAATCATTAGTAAATCAACCTGACATTAGCCATCTTACCCATTGTATGCCCAAAAAAGCTTTAAGGTATTTGGCAGAAGCCATTGATGGATGTATTGCTCCTATGGATTATGATGATTTTTCTACAATGATGAATTATCAATTAAAAAATGCCACATCCAGCTTGCTTGAATCCTATATGGATGTTAGTGAAGGTATTGAAAACCGATTTAAAAAAGCAGTTAGTTGTTATCAGCCCATTAGCTATATCGTTGATTATACCCGTACCAAGCGTTATCCTATATCCAGGATTCAACGGACCTTGTTGCATATTTTATTAGGCCTTACCAAAAAAGATTTCCAAGCATTTGTGGATAGAGGTTATGTGCAATACATTAAGCTTCTTGGTTTTAAGAAAAATAATGGGGATTTACTCAAGCGATTAAAACGTCATGCCACATTACCCATTATATCCAATGTAGCTGATAGTATCCCTTCTCTTGATAATCTTCAGCTGCGGATGTTAGAAGATGAAATGAAAGCGACTGACCTCTATAATATTGCACTGGGTAACAAATACGGCACATCCATTAAAACCGACTATACCCAACCTGTTATTATTTTATAG
- the pta gene encoding phosphate acetyltransferase: MSFINSIKERARQAKKTIVLPESLERRTLEATAQIIKEDIADVILVGNKEDIEKAGEGLEISKAIFVDPMSFEKMNAYIDLLVELRSKKGMTREKAEDILKSDPLYLGVMMVKDGMADGMVAGAIHSTANVLRPSLQILKTAPGTKLVSSFFVMVVPDCTYGANGTFIFSDCGLVQNPNAEELASIALSSAKSFENLVAEEAVVGMLSHSTKGSAKHPDVDKVLEATRLAKEQNPDVKLDGEFQLDAAIVPSVGASKAPESKVAGKVNVLVFPDLDAGNIGYKLTQRLAKADAYGPVTQGIAKPVNDLSRGCTAEDIVGVVAITAVQAQNQ, from the coding sequence TTGAGTTTTATAAACAGCATTAAGGAAAGAGCAAGACAAGCAAAAAAAACAATTGTATTACCTGAGTCCTTAGAAAGAAGAACCTTAGAAGCTACAGCACAGATTATCAAAGAAGATATTGCGGATGTCATCTTAGTTGGCAACAAAGAGGACATTGAGAAAGCAGGAGAAGGTCTGGAGATTTCTAAGGCTATTTTTGTTGATCCCATGTCCTTTGAAAAAATGAATGCTTACATTGATTTATTAGTAGAACTGCGTAGCAAGAAAGGGATGACAAGAGAAAAAGCAGAAGATATTCTTAAATCGGACCCTCTTTATTTGGGTGTGATGATGGTAAAAGACGGTATGGCAGATGGTATGGTAGCAGGTGCCATTCATTCAACGGCTAACGTGCTTCGTCCATCCTTACAGATTTTAAAAACTGCTCCAGGTACGAAACTGGTATCGTCATTCTTTGTTATGGTTGTACCTGACTGTACCTATGGTGCTAATGGCACATTCATATTCTCCGACTGTGGTTTAGTCCAGAATCCAAATGCAGAAGAATTAGCATCTATTGCATTAAGTTCAGCCAAATCATTTGAAAATCTAGTGGCTGAAGAAGCCGTAGTTGGCATGCTGTCCCATTCTACAAAAGGAAGTGCAAAACACCCTGATGTGGATAAAGTACTGGAAGCTACACGTTTAGCAAAAGAGCAGAACCCTGATGTGAAATTAGATGGCGAATTTCAATTAGATGCTGCAATTGTACCAAGTGTAGGTGCTTCTAAGGCTCCCGAAAGTAAAGTAGCTGGAAAAGTTAATGTTCTTGTTTTTCCAGACCTTGATGCAGGTAATATTGGTTATAAATTAACACAAAGACTAGCAAAAGCGGATGCTTATGGTCCAGTAACGCAAGGTATTGCTAAGCCTGTTAATGACTTGTCAAGAGGCTGTACAGCAGAAGATATTGTAGGTGTTGTTGCGATAACAGCGGTACAAGCTCAGAATCAATAA
- a CDS encoding acetate/propionate family kinase translates to MNILVLNCGSSSLKYQLINMEEKKVLAKGICERIGINDSQIKHTPIGKEAVIIKGDMPDHKNAVQYVIDALVSKEHGVIDSMDAINAVGHRIVHGGEEFASSTVITDEVIEAVKTCSDLAPLHNPANLIGIDACKQIMPNIPMVGVFDTAFHQTMPKKSYLYALPYAYYRKYKLRRYGFHGTSHKYVAYRAAEFLNRDIKDMKIVVCHLGNGASVCAVDGGKSVDTSMGLTPLEGLVMGTRSGDIDPAILQFLAEKENKTLEEVTSVLNKESGVLGISEISSDFRDLENAIAQGDKKAALTMNVFCYRVAKYVGAYAAAMNGIDAVVFTAGLGENNGAVRSEICSYLTFLGVNVDEEANKCRSIERDFSHEDARVRTLVIPTDEEMMIARETAKLL, encoded by the coding sequence TTGAATATTTTAGTATTAAACTGTGGAAGTTCATCACTTAAGTATCAATTAATTAATATGGAGGAAAAGAAAGTATTGGCAAAAGGTATCTGTGAGCGAATCGGTATCAATGATTCACAGATTAAACATACACCTATTGGTAAAGAGGCTGTTATTATCAAAGGGGATATGCCAGACCACAAGAATGCAGTACAGTATGTGATTGATGCACTCGTGTCCAAAGAACATGGTGTTATTGACAGTATGGATGCAATTAATGCAGTGGGTCATCGTATTGTGCACGGTGGTGAAGAATTTGCTAGCTCAACAGTGATTACAGATGAGGTTATTGAAGCTGTTAAAACATGTTCAGACTTAGCACCTTTACATAACCCAGCAAACTTAATTGGTATTGATGCATGTAAGCAAATCATGCCAAATATCCCAATGGTAGGTGTATTCGATACAGCTTTCCATCAAACCATGCCTAAAAAATCATATCTATATGCTTTACCTTATGCATATTATAGAAAATATAAATTAAGAAGATACGGTTTCCATGGTACGTCTCACAAATATGTGGCTTATCGTGCAGCAGAATTCCTTAATCGGGATATAAAGGACATGAAAATTGTCGTATGTCACTTAGGTAATGGTGCCAGTGTATGCGCTGTTGATGGTGGCAAGTCTGTTGACACAAGTATGGGTCTAACACCTCTTGAAGGTCTTGTAATGGGTACACGTTCTGGTGACATTGATCCAGCCATTCTTCAATTCCTAGCAGAAAAAGAAAATAAAACCCTGGAAGAAGTAACATCCGTTTTAAATAAAGAGTCGGGTGTTCTTGGTATTTCTGAAATCTCCAGTGACTTTAGAGATTTAGAGAATGCCATAGCACAGGGGGACAAAAAAGCAGCATTAACCATGAATGTATTCTGCTATCGTGTAGCAAAATATGTGGGTGCTTATGCTGCTGCTATGAATGGCATAGATGCCGTTGTATTTACGGCTGGTCTTGGTGAAAACAATGGCGCAGTTAGAAGTGAAATCTGTTCTTATCTTACATTCTTAGGCGTCAATGTAGACGAAGAAGCCAACAAGTGTCGCAGTATTGAAAGAGATTTCTCTCATGAAGACGCAAGAGTACGTACACTTGTTATTCCAACGGATGAAGAGATGATGATTGCTCGTGAAACAGCTAAATTACTATAA